Proteins from a genomic interval of Numenius arquata chromosome 18, bNumArq3.hap1.1, whole genome shotgun sequence:
- the NIPSNAP2 gene encoding protein NipSnap homolog 2 has protein sequence MAARVLLRRSLAGASALPRLPPGGGLALRGLASSGSRPREDSWLKSLFVRKVDPRKDAHSNLLAKRETSSLYKLQIHNVKPECLDAYNKLCQEVLPKIHEEKHYPCALVGTWNTWYGEQDQAVHLWRYEGGYPALNEVMSKLRQNKEFTEFRKERGNMLLSRKNQLLLEFSFWNEPVPREGPNIYELRSYQLRPGTMIEWGNYWARAIRFRQDNNEAVGGFFSQIGQLYMVHHLWAYKDLQTREDIRNAAWNKPGWDELVYYTVPLIQEMESRIMIPLKISPLQ, from the exons ATGGCGGCGCGAGTGCTGCTGCGGCGGAGCCTGGCGGGAGCCAGCGCCCTGCCGCGCCTCCCGCCCGGCGGCGGCCTGGCCCTCAG GGGGCTGGCATCTTCAGGTAGCAGACCTCGTGAAGACAGTTGGTTAAAATCGCTATTTGTTCGCAAAGTCGATCCAAGGAAAGATGCTCACTCCAACCTTCTAGCGAAAAGAGAGACCAGCAGTCTGTATAAACTACAGA TTCACAATGTAAAACCAGAATGTCTAGACGCCTACAACAAGCTTTG TCAAGAGGTGCTGCCAAAGATTCATGAAGAAAAACACTACCCATGTGCACTGGTGGGGACTTGGAACACGTGGTACGGAGAGCAAGATCAGGCTG ttcatTTGTGGAGATACGAGGGAGGTTATCCAGCTCTCAATGAGGTCATGAGTAAACTCCGTCAAAATAAG GAATTCACAGAGTTTCGCAAAGAAAGAGGTAACATGCTTCTCTCGCGCAAGAACCAGTTATTGTTGGAGTTCAGTTTCTGGAATGAACCTGTTCCCAGAGAGGGGCCTAATATTTATGAACTGAGATCCTATCAACTTAGA cCCGGAACAATGATTGAGTGGGGAAATTACTG GGCTCGTGCAATTCGTTTCCGACAGGATAATAATGAAGCAGTTGGAGGATTTTTCTCACAAATTGGACAGCTTTATATGGTTCATCACCTCTGGG CTTACAAAGATCTCCAAACCAGAGAAGATATAAGGAACGCTGCGTGGAATAAACCTGGCTGGGATGAACTAGTCTATTACACAG TGCCCCTTATTCAGGAAATGGAGTCCAGAATCATGATACCATTGAAGATTTCTCCTCTTCAGTAA
- the MRPS17 gene encoding small ribosomal subunit protein uS17m, whose product MSVPRGAVHAKWIVGKVIGTKMQKTAKVRVTRLVLDPYLLKFFNKRKTYFAHDPLQQCVVGDIVLLKALPERRSKHVKHELAEIVFKVGNVIDPITGKPCAGTRFLENLSDSENLTEADTTYLSEKLQELKVCSTDK is encoded by the exons ATGTCTGTACCACGTGGAGCTGTTCACGCGAAGTGGATAGTAGGGAAAGTAATAGGAaccaaaatgcagaaaactgcCAAAGTGAGAGTGACAAGGCTTGTGCTAGATCCTTACTTACTAAAG ttCTTTAACAAACGAAAAACCTATTTTGCCCACGATCCATTGCAGCAGTGCGTTGTTGGAGACATTGTTCTTCTGAAAGCTTTGCCTGAGCGAAGGAGCAAACATGTGAAACACGAACTGGCTGAAATTGTTTTCAAGGTTGGAAATGTCATAGATCCAATAACAGGAAAGCCTTGTGCAGGAACCAGATTCCTTGAAAATCTGTCAGATTCAGAAAATCTGACAGAAGCAGATACTACATATCTAAGTGAAAAACTTCAGGAACTTAAAGTTTGTTCAACAGACAAATAG